The Malus domestica chromosome 06, GDT2T_hap1 genome has a segment encoding these proteins:
- the LOC103437181 gene encoding uncharacterized protein: protein MLSPFPPLSSFSPGAENKDASDTEDDNEDEEDEEVDDPEDDDAGDEDFSGDKGADQEGDPEDDPEANGDGGSDEDDDEEDDDDDDGDDDDDEDEDGEEEEEEEEEILQPPAKKRK, encoded by the coding sequence ATGCTTTCTCCCTTTCCTCCCCTTTCCTCCTTTTCTCCTGGTGCGGAAAACAAAGATGCTAGTGATACAGAGGATGACAACgaggatgaagaagatgaggaggtGGATGACCCGGAGGATGATGATGCCGGAGATGAGGACTTCTCAGGCGACAAAGGGGCAGATCAAGAAGGGGATCCAGAGGATGATCCTGAAGCCAATGGCGACGGAGGCAGCgatgaggatgatgatgaagaagatgacgatgatgacgatggtgatgatgacgatgatgaagatgaggatggagaagaagaggaagaagaggaggaagagattCTACAGCCACCTGCTAAGAAGAGGAAGTGA